CGCCGAGCGCACGAACGCGGCAAGACGCGCCTTGTTGTTGCGTTTAATGTCGCGCCACTGCTCCCGGAAGGACGAGTCATCGACGAATTGCTCCAGCCCGCGCAAGCGCCCCAGGTCGGTCAGCCAACCCTCGCCGATGGTGCGGTCCAACAGCTCCCGCAGCCCCGGGTTCGCCAGCGCCAGGAACCTCCGTGGCGTCACACCGTTCGTCTTGTTGCTGAATCGCTCCGGCCACATCTCGTAAAAGTCTTTGAGTACACTGTCTTTCAATAGCTCGGTGTGCAGCGCGGCGACTCCGTTGACGGCGTGGCTGCCGACGGTGGCCAAATGCGCCATCCGGACGAACTTAGCGCCGTCTTCGCCGATCAACGACATCCGCCGGACCCGGTCGGCGTCGCCCAGGAAATTGATGCGCACCTCGTCGAGAAAGCGCCGGTTGATCTCGTAGATGATCTCCAAATGGCGGGGCAGCGACTCGCCGAACAGTTCCAGTGGCCAGGTCTCCAGCGCCTCGGGCAGCAGCGTGTGGTTGGTGTATGCGAACGTCGCGACCGTGATCTGCCACGCCTCGTCCCAATCCAGCTGGCGCTCGTCGACTAATAATCGCATCAGCTCGGCGACCCCGATTGACGGGTGAGTGTCGTTGAGCTGCAACACGAATCGTTGGGGGAGCTCACGCACCGAAACGTCGGCCAGGTCGTCCATGATATGCAGCACGTGCTGCAGCGAGCAGGATACGAAGAAGTGTTGCTGCAACAATCGCAGCCGTTTGCCGGCCTCTGGCTCGTCGTTGGGATAGAGCACTTTGGTGACGGTCTCCGAGGTGACCTCGTCCTCGACCGCCTTGTAGTAGTCGCCGGTATTGAAGGCTTCCAACGCAAACGACTTGACCGCCCGCGCGCTCCACAGCGTGAGCACGTTGCAGGTGTTGACTCCGTAGCCCTGGATCGGGGTGTCGTAGGCGACGCCTTTGAGCATCAGCCCCGGCACCCACCGGGCCCGGTCGCGTCCGCTGTCGTCGTTGTAGTGGTCGACGTAGCCGCCCCACTTGACCAAATAGTTGACGTCGGGTTTGGCGATTTCCCAAGGGTTTCCGCTGTCCAGCCAGTTGTCGGTCTGCTCGACCTGCCAGCCGTCGTGGATCTCCTGGTCAAAGATGCCGAACTCGTAGCGGATACCATAGCCGATCGCCGGACGTTCCAGGGTGGCCAGCGAGTCCAGGTAGCACGCTGCAAGGCGACCCAGACCGCCGTTGCCCAGGCCTGGCTCCTCTTCACAGGCCAACACCTCGTCGTAGTTCTGGCCCATCGCCGATAGCGCCGCCCTGGCTGCCCGCTCCATGCGCAGGTTCAGCAGGTTGTTACCCAGCTGCGGACCCATCAGGAATTCGGCCGATAGATAGCAGGTCACCTTGCGTCCCAGGTCGAGGGAGACCTGCGTGGAGGCCACCCGCCGGTCCTGCATGCGGTCTCGCACAGCCAGCGCCAACGCCCGGTAGTAGTGCTCGGGCCGCAATGCGGCGGCGGGACGGCCGATCGAATACCGCAGATGGTCGGCGATGGCCCGCTGCAGGGCGGCCGCACCCATGCCGGTGCGAGAGTGCTCGATCAGCTCGGCCCTTGCGGTGGTGGGCATTTCGTCGTCAGGCGTGCGGTCCAGATCGGTCATGGCGAGCGTGTACTCCCTCGAGTCTTCTTCAGTCGAGCCGACGAACCCGGCGGCACGCGGGAGATCAGTCTGGCAGCGATGGTTGCACACCTGGCGCGTAATTGCCGTCCGAAACGTGAACGTGACGTCACGTCCTTACGACAAAAAGCCCCCTTCGTTCGCCAGGCCGCTCAAGAACGCAGGCAGCGGACCATGGTGCAGAACTCCCAGGCGCTGGGTGGCGCGGGTCAGGGCGACATACAGTTCGGCGGGCCCGCGCGGGCTCTCGCAAAGGATCTGGTGCGGCTCGACCACGAGAACCGCGTCATACTCCAGGCCCTTGGTTTGCGCCGGAGGCACCGCCCCGGGTACACCGGGCGGGCCGATTACCACGCTGGTACCCTCGCGTCCCGCCTCGTCGCAGACGAATTCATCGATGGCAGAAACTAATTCGTTAGGCGTCACTTGCCGGGACCAGGGTTTCACGCCAGACGAGCGGACCGACTCCGGCGGCACGACGTCGGGCGCGAACTCGGCGAGCAGCGCGGCGGCCACGCTCATGATCTCCGCCGGGGTGCGGTAGTTCACCGACAGCGACCGGTAGACCCAGCGGTCGGGTACGTACGGCTGCAGCATCGCTTCCCACGACGTCACACCGGCCTCTGAACGGCGCTGCGCCAGATCGCCCACCACCGTGAAGGACCGAGCCGGGCAGCGGCGCATCAGCACCCGCCAGTCCATCTCGGACAGCTCCTGGGCCTCGTCGACGACGATGTGCCGGTAAGTCCAATTGCGGTCCGCGGCAGCGCGTTCAGCCAATTCGCGGGTGTCACGCTCGACGAACCGCTCGGCCAGCTCCGAGCCATAGAGCAGGTCCTGGGCCATCAGGTGATCCTCGTCGTCCATCAGGTCTTCGCGGCTGACCATGAGATCCAGGACGCCGGCAGCGTAGGCGGCTTCTTCCCGCTGCTCCTGTTCGGCGAGCTCTCGCGCCCGTGCGGTCGTTACCGTGTCGACGCCTAGCAGGTCGACCAGTTCGTCCAGCAGTGGGACGTCCGACACAGTCCAGGCATCGCCGACCTCACGCAACATGGCGAGGTCCCCGCCCGCCGCTCCCAGACGCTCGGGCGACTCGAGCAGCGACGCCAGCAGGGTCTCCGGTGTCAGGATCGGCCAGAGTTCATCGAGTGCGGCGGCGAAGGCGGCGTGGTCGGCGAGTTCTTCGACCAGGTCCTCGCGCAACGCCTCCCAGGTCCCGGTGTCCGACCGGTCCAGCCAGCCGCGGCCGATCTTGGCGATCGCCCGCTCGGTCAGGGTCCACGTGACAATCTCGGCGAACACGGCGCGGGCCTCATTGTGCGGCAGCCTGCTGGCGCGAGCCTCCTCGCGGGCCCACTGCGCAGTCGCGGCGTCGATGCGCACGGCGGCGTCGGACAGCTTGATTGGGATCGGATCCCGCGGCAGCCGTTGGCGATCGGCGACGGCCGCGGCGAGCACCTCGAGGATTTGCAGTGAGCCCTTCAGGCGCACGGCGGCCGGGCTGTCCTCGGCGGTGACGCGCAGCCCGGGCACCAGCTCGCCGGTAGTCGCGAATACCACCGTGGACTCGCCCAGCGCCGGCAGGACCCGGCTGATGTGATTTAGGAACGTCGGGCCCGGTCCGATCACCAGCACGCCGTGGCGTTCCATTCGCTCACGATGGGTGTAGAGCAGGTAGGCGACCCGGTGCAGCGCCACCACCGTCTTGCCAGTTCCGGGACCGCCCTCGATCACCAGCACACCAGGGTGGTCAAGTCGGATGATTTCGTCCTGCTCGGCCTGGATGGTCGCCACGATGTCGCGCATCCCTTCGCCGCGCGGCGCGTTGACAGCTGCCAGCAGGGCGGTATCGGTGGAGCTGCCCACCTGGTCGCCGTCGCGCCACGCGCCGAGGACCTCGTCGGTGAATTCAACGATCCGTCGTCCGCGGGTGTGGAACTGGCGGCGGCGCCGAACGCCCTCGGAATGCGCCGCGGTGGCGGTGTAGAACGGGCGCGCTGCCGGCGCCCGCCAGTCCAGCAACAGCGGTTCGTATTCGTCGTCCTCGTCGAGCAGCCCGATGCGCCCGATATAGGACGACTTCCCCGAAATGCCATCCAGCCGACCGAAACACAGGCCATCGTCGGCGACGTCAAGGCGCTTCATCCGTCGGGCCAGGGCGCGCACCTCGACGTCACGATCCATCGGGGAGTCGCTGTCTTCGCCGCGCAGCGCGCTGCGATATCTGTCCTTGGCCTGCGCGCGCTCGTCGTCGAGCCGCGCATAGAGCGCGTCGACGTAGCTCTGTTCGATCCGCAGCTCGTCGTTGTATCCGGTGTCGCCAGGCAACCCGTTTCCCCCTCTGATTGATGCTCGGCCAGCGATTGTGCGCCATCACCCGGGCCTTGCCACAAGCCCCCAAGCTCGGGATATGGTGGAAGGGCGGCTGGTCAGTGGGGGAGTCCACCGAGGTTCAACGTCACCACACCGGCGATGATCAGCCCCACTCCGACCACCTTGGCTATCGAGATCGGCGAGCCTAGGAACGTTACGGCGATGAACACGATCGCCGCCGTGCCGATCGCCGACCATAACGCGTAGGCCACGTCGGTCTGCATACCCCGCGCGATCGACAGCGACAGCAGCGCAAACGAGATGCCGTAACCCAGCAGGCAGACAACGGTCGGCCACAACCGCGAGAACCCGTCGGTGCTCTTGAGCAGGCTGGTCGCCACAACTTCCGCGGCAATCGCGATGAAAAGAAACAGATAGGCCAACACCGGTCTCATTCTGTACAAATGCCCGAGCGCGGATAGAACCGGCCGCGTTCCGGTCCGATCGACGACGGCGCGACACTAACGTGGAGCCTATGACGAACAATCTCAACGAGCGCCTCGCCGGTTATTCCCCCGCCGTGCTGAGCCTGTTCCGGTTGGTCTACGGCTTGTTGTTCGCCGGATACGGGTCGATGATCCTGTTCGGCTGGCCCGTCTCGGCGGGGTATCCCGTCGAAGTGGGCGATTGGCCCGGTTGGTACGCGGGTTTCATCGAGTTGGCGAGCGGCCTGCTGATCGCGGCCGGGTTGTTAACCCGTGTCGCGGCGTTCCTAGCGTCCGGCACCATGGCGGTCGCGTATTTCTGGATGCACCAACCTAATTCGTTGTGGCCCATCGGCGGTCCGCCGGATGGCAACGGCGGCACACCGGCGATACTCTTCTGCTTCGGCTTCTTCCTGTTGGTGTTCTTCGGCGCGGGCAGATACTCCCTCGACGCGGTGCACGCTGCGAAAACCGCTCACCAGTAACGGTTTTCGAGCTCAGATCGCGCCCTTGACACGTTCGGTGCAGTAGGTCCGTTGGGGCTGCGGGAAAGTGACGCCGTGCGTGTTCGGCGGGCAGGCAGAGGTGTCGGTGGCCCCGTTCATCCGTTTGACGACCCTAATGACCTTGCCGCTGGTTGCGCAGCTCACCGTGCGGACGGTCTCGTCGTTGCGTTCGGGCGCATAGCAACGCGATTCGAGCAGATTGGGTATGAAACAGCGCCGAGTGCCGTCGCGTTCGACCGAGAGATAGCCGCTATGGCTGAGTTTGCCGTCCGGGCAGTTCCCGTCGGCGTCGGTGGTCGCGGCGAATTCGAGGACGGCCGCGGGATCCTGGCAGCTGGCGGACTTCCATCGGGTGCTGTCCAAAATGTCGTTGGTGAAGCAGTCGCCGATCGATACCTGCGCGGCAGACTGCTGGCTGGCGGTAAGGGCCACCGTGCCAAGGACCCCAAGACCGCCCAGGGCGACCAGCACGACGCCGGCGATGATCAATCCGGTGCCCGCGCGGGCGGAGCGCATCGGCGGCATGACGGGGAAGGGCGCGGAGTAGGGGTAGTAGCCCGGCGCGACCGGAGGGTAGCCCGGTGGGGCGGGCGGGTAACTCGGCGGACTACCCGGTATCGCAGGGTAGGGGGCCGGATAGCCCGGTGGATAGTCGGTCATCGTCCGTTTCCGCGCCAACGAACGGTTGCGCAATCCGACGAGCAGCAGCGTCACCCCCACAGCCGGGAGAACCAGCATGCCGATGACGCGGCCCGCCGCGTAGGCGACGCTGGTTTGGTTCGCGAGGTAAACCAGGCTCATGGCGTCAGACGTCCAGATTGGTGCTGCTGGTCTGCGTTTCCCACACCGACACTTCCTTGGCGCGCCGCTCAGCGATGAAGCGATAGGAGAACAGGGCGTCGTCGCCCAGCAACAGAAACGCCGGAGGTTCGCCGG
The nucleotide sequence above comes from Mycobacterium vicinigordonae. Encoded proteins:
- a CDS encoding DMT family transporter; protein product: MAYLFLFIAIAAEVVATSLLKSTDGFSRLWPTVVCLLGYGISFALLSLSIARGMQTDVAYALWSAIGTAAIVFIAVTFLGSPISIAKVVGVGLIIAGVVTLNLGGLPH
- the helR gene encoding RNA polymerase recycling motor ATPase HelR, with amino-acid sequence MPGDTGYNDELRIEQSYVDALYARLDDERAQAKDRYRSALRGEDSDSPMDRDVEVRALARRMKRLDVADDGLCFGRLDGISGKSSYIGRIGLLDEDDEYEPLLLDWRAPAARPFYTATAAHSEGVRRRRQFHTRGRRIVEFTDEVLGAWRDGDQVGSSTDTALLAAVNAPRGEGMRDIVATIQAEQDEIIRLDHPGVLVIEGGPGTGKTVVALHRVAYLLYTHRERMERHGVLVIGPGPTFLNHISRVLPALGESTVVFATTGELVPGLRVTAEDSPAAVRLKGSLQILEVLAAAVADRQRLPRDPIPIKLSDAAVRIDAATAQWAREEARASRLPHNEARAVFAEIVTWTLTERAIAKIGRGWLDRSDTGTWEALREDLVEELADHAAFAAALDELWPILTPETLLASLLESPERLGAAGGDLAMLREVGDAWTVSDVPLLDELVDLLGVDTVTTARARELAEQEQREEAAYAAGVLDLMVSREDLMDDEDHLMAQDLLYGSELAERFVERDTRELAERAAADRNWTYRHIVVDEAQELSEMDWRVLMRRCPARSFTVVGDLAQRRSEAGVTSWEAMLQPYVPDRWVYRSLSVNYRTPAEIMSVAAALLAEFAPDVVPPESVRSSGVKPWSRQVTPNELVSAIDEFVCDEAGREGTSVVIGPPGVPGAVPPAQTKGLEYDAVLVVEPHQILCESPRGPAELYVALTRATQRLGVLHHGPLPAFLSGLANEGGFLS
- a CDS encoding DoxX family protein, producing MTNNLNERLAGYSPAVLSLFRLVYGLLFAGYGSMILFGWPVSAGYPVEVGDWPGWYAGFIELASGLLIAAGLLTRVAAFLASGTMAVAYFWMHQPNSLWPIGGPPDGNGGTPAILFCFGFFLLVFFGAGRYSLDAVHAAKTAHQ
- a CDS encoding glycogen/starch/alpha-glucan phosphorylase is translated as MPTTARAELIEHSRTGMGAAALQRAIADHLRYSIGRPAAALRPEHYYRALALAVRDRMQDRRVASTQVSLDLGRKVTCYLSAEFLMGPQLGNNLLNLRMERAARAALSAMGQNYDEVLACEEEPGLGNGGLGRLAACYLDSLATLERPAIGYGIRYEFGIFDQEIHDGWQVEQTDNWLDSGNPWEIAKPDVNYLVKWGGYVDHYNDDSGRDRARWVPGLMLKGVAYDTPIQGYGVNTCNVLTLWSARAVKSFALEAFNTGDYYKAVEDEVTSETVTKVLYPNDEPEAGKRLRLLQQHFFVSCSLQHVLHIMDDLADVSVRELPQRFVLQLNDTHPSIGVAELMRLLVDERQLDWDEAWQITVATFAYTNHTLLPEALETWPLELFGESLPRHLEIIYEINRRFLDEVRINFLGDADRVRRMSLIGEDGAKFVRMAHLATVGSHAVNGVAALHTELLKDSVLKDFYEMWPERFSNKTNGVTPRRFLALANPGLRELLDRTIGEGWLTDLGRLRGLEQFVDDSSFREQWRDIKRNNKARLAAFVRSAAGVELNPEWIFDIQVKRIHEYKRQHLNVLHIIALYYRLKQNPGLSIPPRAFIFGGKAAPGYFLAKRIIKLINAVAETINADPQVNKFLKVAFIPNFNVQNAHLIYPAANVSEQISTAGKEASGTGNMKFMINGALTVGTLDGANVEIREEAGPENFFLFGLSVEEVEALKASGYRPADYIDGNDELGAVLDLIAGGMFSHGDPEVFRPLVDDLRHHDSFLVCADFAAYVECQERVSAAWQDRDAWTKMSILNTARSGKFSSDRAIAEYCEDIWKVWPLTVKI